A genome region from Brassica oleracea var. oleracea cultivar TO1000 chromosome C2, BOL, whole genome shotgun sequence includes the following:
- the LOC106326075 gene encoding uncharacterized protein LOC106326075 isoform X1, with the protein MADKNVLAICLMFLVASSVVYEAQGTFLLKMYLRRKMFRRARDFTPFACKGMLFLIKRLRGGCPATREFKKFFSLFTSYVKFISNASATSKSTDTQITSQVNGLASAMSELTAVKGRAPSNTDFRDAMLSMGKTLIEQKKSGSQSTTFQQRKELVVALVQWTKTITILVKTAVELRVGKSMDISKLGLDVDVNSIVGSERIQTGSSNTKTGSQSNISTSGSVTTTRFTKTGSNNQTGVRTETGSSNIKNGSQSSGLSP; encoded by the exons ATGGCTGATAAAAATGTACTAGCAATATGTCTGATGTTTCTAGTAGCATCAAGTGTGGTGTACGAGGCGCAAGGAACGTTCTTGCTAAAGATGTACTTGAGGAGGAAAATGTTTCGAAGGGCAAGAGACTTTACACCATTCGCATGCAAAGGTATGTTATTTTTGATCAAGAGACTTCGAGGTGGGTGTCCCGCGACTAGAGAATTCAAGAAATTCTTTTCACTCTTCACGTCTTACGTTAAATTCATCAGCAATGCCTCGGCCACATCGAAAAGCACAGATACACAGATCACATCACAAGTTAACGGCCTAGCCAGTGCTATGTCTGAATTAACTGCTGTTAAAGGCAGAGCACCG TCGAATACGGATTTTAGAGACGCAATGCTGTCAATGGGAAAAACTTTGATTGAGCAGAAGAAAAGTGGTTCACAGAGTACGACATTTCAGCAAAGGAAAGAGTTGGTCGTGGCTCTGGTGCAATGGACTAAAACCATCACTATACTGGTAAAAACTGCTGTGGAGTTGAGAGTAGGAAAGTCGATGGATATATCGAAGCTAGGGCTTGACGTTGATGTTAACTCCATTGTTGGAAGTGAAAGAATCCAAACTGGTTCTTCAAACACCAAGACGGGAAGCCAAAGCAACATAAGCACATCCGGAAGTGTCACAACCACCAGATTTACTAAAACAGGATCAAACAATCAAACTGGTGTAAGAACTGAAACTGGTTCATCAAACATAAAAAACGGAAGTCAAAGCAGCGGTTTATCACCATGA
- the LOC106326075 gene encoding uncharacterized protein LOC106326075 isoform X2, which produces MSDVSSSIKCGVRGARNVLAKDVLEEENVSKGKRLYTIRMQSNASATSKSTDTQITSQVNGLASAMSELTAVKGRAPSNTDFRDAMLSMGKTLIEQKKSGSQSTTFQQRKELVVALVQWTKTITILVKTAVELRVGKSMDISKLGLDVDVNSIVGSERIQTGSSNTKTGSQSNISTSGSVTTTRFTKTGSNNQTGVRTETGSSNIKNGSQSSGLSP; this is translated from the exons ATGTCTGATGTTTCTAGTAGCATCAAGTGTGGTGTACGAGGCGCAAGGAACGTTCTTGCTAAAGATGTACTTGAGGAGGAAAATGTTTCGAAGGGCAAGAGACTTTACACCATTCGCATGCAAAG CAATGCCTCGGCCACATCGAAAAGCACAGATACACAGATCACATCACAAGTTAACGGCCTAGCCAGTGCTATGTCTGAATTAACTGCTGTTAAAGGCAGAGCACCG TCGAATACGGATTTTAGAGACGCAATGCTGTCAATGGGAAAAACTTTGATTGAGCAGAAGAAAAGTGGTTCACAGAGTACGACATTTCAGCAAAGGAAAGAGTTGGTCGTGGCTCTGGTGCAATGGACTAAAACCATCACTATACTGGTAAAAACTGCTGTGGAGTTGAGAGTAGGAAAGTCGATGGATATATCGAAGCTAGGGCTTGACGTTGATGTTAACTCCATTGTTGGAAGTGAAAGAATCCAAACTGGTTCTTCAAACACCAAGACGGGAAGCCAAAGCAACATAAGCACATCCGGAAGTGTCACAACCACCAGATTTACTAAAACAGGATCAAACAATCAAACTGGTGTAAGAACTGAAACTGGTTCATCAAACATAAAAAACGGAAGTCAAAGCAGCGGTTTATCACCATGA
- the LOC106326353 gene encoding uncharacterized protein At5g39865 — MGCASSKHRKRCLHCRQGYSPVEISPRPSVQHPPQHSDDMVALSSSTLGSLKLCYSSFGHSRIHLADFTGNLATDQSGENRQEDGFGQKEDRDKEMQAKLMEAKVWSSMMNDKIPKIVPKTPILTPPGEPETINTWEMMDGLEDSISPLRSPSHVRSLSFDGGCKCPKGNGNVILYFTSLRGIRKTYEDSCDVRVILKSIGVRVDERDVSMHSSFKDELKELLLEGKFNNDVGITLPRVFLGGKYFGGAEEIRKLNEDGKLEKILEGCERVEENKNGNGQECEACGDIRFVPCETCSGSCKVYNEDDESEKEDRDYGFQTCPDCNENGLVRCPLCCD; from the coding sequence ATGGGCTGTGCGAGCTCGAAGCACCGTAAACGTTGCCTCCACTGCCGGCAAGGATATTCACCGGTAGAGATATCACCTAGACCCTCCGTGCAACACCCACCGCAACATTCCGACGACATGGTGGCTCTCAGCTCCTCCACCCTCGGATCCCTCAAGCTCTGCTACTCCTCTTTCGGACATAGCCGCATACACTTGGCAGATTTCACCGGTAACCTTGCCACCGACCAATCCGGAGAAAACCGACAAGAAGATGGGTTTGGTCAGAAAGAAGACAGAGACAAGGAAATGCAAGCTAAGCTTATGGAAGCTAAAGTATGGTCAAGTATGATGAACGACAAGATCCCCAAGATCGTCCCCAAAACTCCAATCTTGACGCCTCCTGGAGAGCCAGAAACGATCAACACGTGGGAGATGATGGACGGGCTTGAAGATTCCATTAGCCCTCTTCGGTCACCTAGTCACGTTAGGAGCTTATCGTTTGATGGTGGTTGTAAATGTCCCAAGGGGAATGGTAATGTGATACTCTACTTCACAAGCCTTAGAGGTATAAGGAAGACATATGAAGATAGCTGTGATGTCAGGGTTATACTAAAAAGCATTGGGGTTAGGGTGGATGAGCGTGACGTATCGATGCATTCGAGTTTCAAAGACGAGCTCAAGGAGTTATTACTAGAGGGTAAATTCAATAATGACGTGGGGATCACCTTACCTAGAGTTTTCTTGGGGGGGAAGTATTTTGGGGGAGCAGAGGAGATTCGAAAGTTGAATGAAGATGGGAAGCTTGAGAAGATTCTAGAAGGTTGCGAGAGGGTTGAAGAGAATAAAAATGGTAATGGGCAAGAATGTGAGGCTTGTGGAGATATAAGGTTTGTGCCATGTGAGACATGTTCGGGGAGCTGCAAAGTGTACAATGAAGATGATGAAAGTGAAAAGGAAGATAGAGATTATGGTTTCCAAACGTGTCCTGACTGTAATGAGAATGGACTCGTTAGATGTCCTCTTTGTTGTGATTAG
- the LOC106325673 gene encoding transcription factor PRE5: MSNRRSRQSSSALRISDDQMIDLVSKLCQLLPEIRERRRSDKVSASKVLHETCNYIRKLHREVDNLSDRLSQLLDAVDEDSHEASVIRSLLM; this comes from the exons ATGTCTAACAGGAGATCAAGACAATCTTCAAGTGCTCTGAGGATCTCCGATGACCAGATGATCGACCTTGTTAGTAAGCTTTGTCAACTTTTGCCCGAGATTCGTGAACGGCGCCGTTCTGATAAG GTGTCAGCATCAAAGGTACTTCATGAGACATGCAACTATATAAGAAAGCTGCATCGAGAAGTTGACAATCTCAGTGACCGTTTGTCGCAGCTCCTGGACGCCGTTGATGAAGATAGCCATGAAGCTTCCGTCATTAGAAGCTTGCTCATGTAA